A genome region from Patescibacteria group bacterium includes the following:
- a CDS encoding histidine phosphatase family protein: MIELYIIRHGETDFNKNKKYLGRINISLNSAGIAQAKKLVEKTSNLNFDVIYCSSLKRTIETAKFIKSKYNCEIIIDDHFIERSVGIYEGLTKEEAKNRYFDLYKQNITRIFNKAMPNGETINEVIKRVFYGLDEIKKQNKYFKIIIITHGFVAKVINKYFNPKISEQEFFDFSLSNTEIKKYTFKDILR; this comes from the coding sequence ATGATTGAATTATATATAATTAGACATGGCGAAACTGATTTTAATAAAAATAAAAAATATTTAGGAAGGATAAACATATCGTTAAATTCAGCTGGAATCGCTCAAGCTAAGAAACTTGTTGAAAAAACAAGTAATTTAAATTTTGATGTTATTTACTGTTCATCCTTAAAACGAACTATTGAAACAGCGAAATTTATTAAATCAAAGTATAATTGTGAAATTATTATTGACGATCATTTTATTGAACGATCTGTTGGCATTTATGAGGGGTTAACAAAAGAAGAAGCTAAAAATAGATATTTTGATTTATATAAACAAAATATTACTAGAATTTTTAATAAAGCAATGCCGAACGGAGAAACTATTAATGAAGTAATAAAAAGAGTTTTTTACGGTCTTGATGAAATTAAAAAACAAAATAAATATTTTAAGATAATAATTATCACTCATGGTTTTGTGGCAAAGGTAATAAATAAATATTTTAATCCTAAAATTTCAGAGCAGGAATTTTTTGATTTTAGTTTATCTAATACCGA